The following proteins come from a genomic window of Leptospira barantonii:
- a CDS encoding sulfite exporter TauE/SafE family protein — MLILGYIASFVMGTSLGLIGAGGSILMVPILFYFFGQDAIQSTTNSLFVVGITASAGAFVKAKEGNINVKLGTLFVLPSFVGIYVARHFILGYLPNIIVSGFGINLTKSFLVMIVFAITMVFSSWAMIHSGESSDEKSFEFNFTSFNIFSIIRKGLIVGTITGFIGAGGGFLIVPALVLLLKFPLRLAIGTSSAIIAVNSLFGFAISSPSVRISDCPLLLTVCILGIGGMFFGQILSSKIDGKYLRRGFGYFALFIASWIVWDQGFRL; from the coding sequence ATGTTGATACTCGGATACATCGCATCCTTCGTTATGGGAACTTCTCTCGGACTCATCGGCGCCGGTGGGTCCATTCTTATGGTTCCGATTCTTTTCTATTTCTTTGGACAAGACGCGATACAATCTACGACGAATTCTCTTTTTGTAGTCGGAATTACCGCGTCGGCCGGAGCGTTTGTCAAAGCGAAGGAAGGAAACATAAATGTTAAACTAGGAACGTTGTTCGTATTGCCGAGTTTCGTAGGAATCTACGTTGCGAGACATTTTATTCTCGGTTATCTTCCGAACATCATCGTTTCAGGCTTCGGTATAAATCTTACGAAGTCATTTTTAGTAATGATCGTTTTTGCAATCACGATGGTCTTTAGTTCTTGGGCCATGATTCATTCCGGAGAATCCTCCGATGAAAAATCCTTCGAATTCAATTTCACTTCGTTTAACATTTTTTCAATAATACGCAAAGGTCTTATAGTCGGAACGATCACCGGGTTTATCGGAGCCGGAGGAGGATTTCTAATCGTACCGGCTCTTGTGCTTCTGCTCAAGTTTCCTCTTAGACTTGCTATCGGCACTTCATCGGCGATCATCGCCGTAAATTCGCTTTTCGGATTTGCGATCAGTTCTCCTTCCGTTCGAATCTCGGATTGTCCCTTACTTTTAACCGTTTGTATTCTCGGGATCGGAGGAATGTTCTTCGGACAAATTCTTTCCTCAAAAATCGACGGAAAATATCTGAGACGAGGTTTCGGTTACTTTGCGCTTTTCATCGCGAGCTGGATCGTATGGGATCAAGGTTTTCGTTTATAA
- a CDS encoding adenylate/guanylate cyclase domain-containing protein, giving the protein METTERENLHKNGLIIFSRAFTVAGFMWSMLYFILGFPQAAVIPGGYAILSLLSLFFVFATGKYLAFRFLQFLFILILPVFLQLSLGGFENSGAVIIWAILCPLGALSFGPIRHGLIWFGLFLIVLVLTGLSELYPPLWTVNVDPKLRILFFVMNIAGAGTLTFFSLYYFISKNKQEHDRAENILLNILPAPIAERLKRSPATIADGYPMVSILFADIENFTVMSQKVSPEVLVHFLNDVFSYFDILAERYGMEKIKTIGDAYMAVAGIPVRGDGHAEDAMRMAIEMQRFIKALRDPTGNVLKMRIGIHSGPVVAGVIGRKKFAYDLWGDAVNTASRLESHGVSGRIQISESTYSLLKDKSWIETSRSVDVKGKGVMTTYLSYE; this is encoded by the coding sequence ATGGAAACAACGGAACGCGAGAATCTTCACAAGAACGGACTGATTATTTTTTCGAGAGCCTTTACGGTTGCGGGATTTATGTGGAGTATGCTCTATTTTATATTAGGTTTTCCGCAAGCGGCTGTCATTCCGGGCGGTTACGCGATTCTAAGCTTGTTGAGTTTGTTTTTTGTTTTTGCAACGGGTAAGTATCTGGCGTTTCGATTTCTGCAATTTCTTTTCATTCTCATTCTTCCCGTATTTTTACAACTGAGCTTGGGCGGTTTTGAAAACTCGGGGGCGGTCATCATCTGGGCGATCCTGTGTCCGTTAGGAGCTCTTTCCTTCGGTCCGATCCGTCACGGTCTGATCTGGTTCGGATTGTTTTTGATCGTTTTGGTTTTAACGGGGCTCTCGGAACTTTATCCACCGTTGTGGACCGTGAACGTGGACCCTAAGCTAAGAATTTTATTCTTTGTCATGAACATAGCAGGGGCCGGAACGTTGACATTCTTCAGCTTGTACTATTTCATTTCTAAAAATAAACAAGAACACGATCGAGCCGAGAATATTTTGCTAAACATTCTCCCCGCGCCCATCGCAGAAAGATTAAAACGAAGTCCGGCCACGATTGCGGACGGTTATCCGATGGTTTCGATCTTATTCGCAGATATAGAAAATTTTACCGTGATGTCACAAAAGGTTTCACCGGAAGTCTTGGTTCATTTTCTCAACGATGTATTCTCTTATTTTGATATACTCGCAGAAAGATATGGAATGGAAAAAATAAAAACGATCGGGGACGCATACATGGCCGTCGCAGGAATTCCGGTTCGGGGCGACGGTCACGCGGAAGATGCGATGAGAATGGCGATCGAGATGCAAAGATTCATAAAAGCATTGCGAGATCCGACCGGAAACGTTTTAAAAATGCGGATCGGAATCCATTCCGGACCGGTCGTCGCGGGTGTAATCGGTCGCAAAAAATTTGCGTATGATCTTTGGGGCGACGCTGTGAATACCGCGAGTCGATTGGAATCGCACGGTGTCTCCGGTCGAATTCAGATTTCGGAATCGACTTATAGTTTATTGAAAGATAAATCCTGGATTGAAACGAGCCGGTCGGTCGACGTGAAAGGCAAGGGTGTCATGACAACCTATCTGAGTTACGAATAG
- a CDS encoding MBL fold metallo-hydrolase → MKDIIFHQLFEVQSSTYTYLIADKETKEAAIIDPVWETVDRDLKLIRELGLHLRYILETHIHADHISGANEIRENTMAETAISALAGIDCADLQLEDGQNLPLGNKVITAISTPGHTNACMSFLFEGMVFTGDSLLVRGTGRTDFQWGSSLKLYESITQKLFSLTDDTQVYPGHDYHGLTSTTIGLEKKLNPRIGGNRSKEDFRKIMTELQLAAPKKMHLAVPINSGCGKFETARVLNPNTISGIPVVSNEDVFEKIGNVRIIDVRHPGEFFGALGHINTAQLVPLGPDLTEFLERGDRAEEIVFVCRSGKRSGKAAEESIRLGYKFTASMAGGMLNWNERSLPKE, encoded by the coding sequence ATGAAGGACATTATTTTTCACCAACTCTTCGAAGTTCAATCTTCCACATATACCTACTTGATCGCGGATAAAGAAACGAAAGAAGCCGCGATCATCGATCCCGTTTGGGAAACGGTCGATCGGGATTTGAAGCTGATCCGGGAACTCGGATTACATTTACGTTATATACTTGAAACGCATATTCATGCCGACCATATAAGCGGAGCGAACGAGATCCGCGAGAATACGATGGCCGAAACCGCGATCAGCGCTTTAGCGGGAATCGATTGTGCCGATCTACAACTGGAAGACGGTCAAAATCTCCCTCTCGGGAACAAAGTAATCACCGCGATTTCAACTCCGGGACATACGAACGCTTGTATGAGTTTCCTCTTTGAAGGAATGGTTTTCACGGGAGATTCTCTTCTGGTTCGAGGAACCGGTAGAACGGATTTTCAATGGGGATCTTCTTTGAAGTTGTATGAAAGCATCACACAAAAACTATTCTCCCTTACCGACGATACTCAAGTTTATCCGGGTCATGATTATCACGGTTTAACTTCCACAACGATCGGGTTGGAAAAGAAGTTAAATCCGAGAATCGGAGGCAATCGTTCTAAAGAAGATTTTAGAAAGATCATGACCGAACTCCAACTCGCGGCTCCGAAAAAAATGCACCTTGCGGTACCGATCAACTCGGGATGCGGCAAATTCGAAACCGCAAGAGTTTTGAACCCGAATACGATATCGGGAATTCCGGTCGTTTCGAACGAGGACGTATTCGAAAAAATCGGAAACGTTAGAATCATCGATGTTCGTCATCCCGGAGAATTTTTCGGTGCATTAGGACATATTAATACAGCCCAACTCGTTCCGTTAGGCCCGGACCTAACCGAATTTTTAGAACGGGGCGATCGCGCCGAAGAAATCGTATTCGTATGTCGGAGCGGAAAACGTTCCGGCAAAGCCGCGGAAGAAAGCATTCGTTTAGGTTATAAATTCACGGCAAGTATGGCAGGCGGCATGTTGAATTGGAACGAGAGATCACTGCCTAAGGAGTAA
- a CDS encoding phytoene desaturase family protein, translated as MNIDQIGNEFDIIFIGSGMGSLCTASLLAQSYGKKILILEKHFQPGGFTHEFQRKQGKYHWDVGIHYVGDMQDDGLCRKISDKITRKKVQWKRMAEPFERLIFPSVSFDIYGDPEKFKADLKNKFPEETEAIERYFKDIKKTSNLFGKSIMMRLAPPPLDSLTGLLGESNIVTLKEYLDANFSSQELKGILAAQWGDYGLPPSKVAFAMHATLVQHYLNGGYYPIGGAGKIFDAVEPIIEEFGGAVLSSVEVKEILIKDGKTVGVKAKALRGEESERDFYAPIVVSCAGAYPTYTKLIPESYPIPFRKGLKDFYNKEKMTTSLCLYLGLSESPAQFGFKGENYWIFSSSDHDQNFSERNDWVGTDGEIPNLYLSFPSLKNPEAKNHTMDAITFTDYDHFVPWKSEPWKRRGEEYKQLKDKIIERILSTLESRFPGITKIVDYAELSTPITNEHFTSHPDGAIYGLACVPERYKKEECPWFNVRTPIEGLYLTGADAASPGVAGAMMGGLAAALAIAGNAELLKELRN; from the coding sequence ATGAATATCGATCAAATAGGAAACGAATTCGATATAATATTTATAGGCTCGGGAATGGGAAGTCTCTGCACGGCCAGCCTTTTAGCCCAATCTTACGGTAAGAAGATTCTTATATTGGAAAAACATTTCCAACCCGGAGGTTTCACGCACGAGTTCCAAAGAAAACAAGGAAAGTATCATTGGGACGTGGGAATCCACTACGTAGGAGACATGCAGGACGACGGTCTTTGCAGAAAGATCTCCGATAAGATCACGCGGAAAAAAGTTCAATGGAAACGTATGGCGGAACCTTTCGAAAGATTGATCTTTCCTTCCGTTTCATTCGACATCTACGGCGATCCCGAAAAATTCAAAGCCGATCTAAAAAATAAATTTCCGGAAGAAACGGAAGCGATCGAACGTTATTTCAAAGACATCAAAAAAACTTCGAATCTGTTCGGCAAATCGATCATGATGCGTCTGGCCCCTCCTCCTTTGGATTCCTTAACGGGTTTATTGGGAGAATCGAATATCGTAACTCTCAAAGAATATCTGGACGCGAACTTTTCAAGCCAGGAACTCAAAGGAATTCTCGCCGCACAATGGGGAGACTACGGCTTACCTCCGTCTAAGGTTGCGTTCGCGATGCACGCGACTCTTGTACAACACTATCTCAACGGCGGTTATTATCCGATCGGCGGAGCCGGAAAAATTTTCGACGCGGTCGAACCGATCATCGAAGAGTTCGGAGGCGCCGTACTTTCTTCCGTAGAAGTTAAGGAAATTCTAATAAAGGACGGAAAGACAGTCGGCGTAAAAGCCAAGGCTCTTCGAGGAGAAGAATCGGAACGGGATTTTTACGCCCCGATCGTCGTCTCATGCGCGGGCGCATATCCGACATATACAAAATTGATTCCGGAAAGTTATCCGATTCCATTTCGAAAAGGTCTAAAAGATTTTTATAATAAAGAAAAAATGACTACAAGCCTTTGTCTTTATCTCGGTTTGTCCGAAAGTCCGGCGCAGTTCGGATTTAAAGGAGAAAACTATTGGATCTTTTCCTCGAGCGATCACGATCAGAATTTCTCGGAAAGAAACGACTGGGTCGGAACGGACGGGGAAATTCCCAATCTCTATCTTTCCTTTCCAAGTCTGAAAAATCCGGAAGCAAAAAATCATACGATGGATGCGATCACTTTCACGGATTACGATCACTTCGTTCCTTGGAAATCGGAACCTTGGAAACGAAGAGGAGAAGAATACAAGCAACTCAAGGATAAAATCATCGAAAGGATTCTGTCCACATTAGAATCTCGTTTCCCCGGAATCACAAAGATCGTCGACTACGCGGAACTTTCGACTCCGATCACAAACGAACATTTCACTTCACATCCGGACGGTGCGATCTACGGATTGGCCTGCGTTCCGGAACGTTATAAAAAGGAAGAATGCCCTTGGTTCAACGTTAGAACTCCGATCGAAGGATTGTATCTCACGGGAGCGGATGCCGCTTCGCCCGGAGTGGCCGGAGCTATGATGGGAGGTCTCGCGGCGGCTCTTGCAATCGCAGGAAACGCGGAACTCCTAAAAGAACTTCGCAACTAA
- a CDS encoding TetR/AcrR family transcriptional regulator: MKNSRDKNSYHHGDLKKALLEASLRILKEEGYKALSLRKAATYAGVSQSAPYRHYEDLESLYADIAEEGFRMLAERQKKLQVKYRKKPLLLFRESGVCYVEFALESPDLFRIMYGNQIESHSKYKSLVKMEDESFRIIVEIIRDCQRAGVIRTEDAVSSATSAWTMVHGIAVLLAGKQVMFRSVDLKEARRITKELIHYLYTGMKSDEATSNRSH; this comes from the coding sequence ATGAAAAATTCTCGAGATAAAAATTCGTATCATCACGGCGACTTAAAAAAAGCCTTATTGGAAGCTTCGCTTCGTATTTTGAAAGAAGAAGGGTATAAGGCGTTGAGTCTTCGTAAGGCCGCGACGTATGCGGGGGTTAGCCAATCCGCGCCATATCGTCATTACGAAGATTTGGAATCCTTGTATGCGGACATCGCGGAAGAAGGTTTTAGGATGCTCGCCGAACGTCAAAAAAAATTACAGGTCAAGTATAGAAAAAAACCTCTTCTTCTCTTTCGTGAATCGGGTGTTTGTTACGTGGAGTTCGCATTGGAATCCCCGGATCTGTTTCGAATCATGTATGGGAATCAGATCGAAAGCCATTCTAAATATAAGTCTTTGGTTAAAATGGAAGACGAATCTTTTAGGATCATAGTAGAGATCATTCGCGATTGTCAGAGAGCGGGAGTTATCCGGACCGAGGACGCGGTGAGCTCGGCGACTTCGGCTTGGACCATGGTTCATGGGATTGCGGTTCTTTTAGCGGGGAAACAGGTTATGTTTCGGTCTGTGGATTTGAAGGAAGCAAGAAGGATCACGAAAGAACTGATTCATTATCTTTATACCGGGATGAAGTCCGATGAAGCCACGTCGAATCGTTCTCATTGA
- a CDS encoding DUF6691 family protein codes for MKYNLGALFVGLLFAVGLGISGILQPSNIVGFLDVFGNWNPTLLFTMAGAVGIHFITYKLIRKRKTPMFTKNWFIPTRQEITPALVIGSVIFGIGWGLGGYCPTVSITSLASFESRPFIVFVSIIFGMLLFRFMDKKMNLKSKLE; via the coding sequence ATGAAGTATAACCTCGGGGCATTGTTCGTGGGTTTGTTGTTCGCGGTCGGATTGGGCATTTCCGGAATATTACAACCGTCTAATATAGTCGGGTTTTTAGACGTCTTTGGAAATTGGAATCCTACCCTTCTTTTTACGATGGCCGGCGCGGTGGGAATCCACTTCATCACGTACAAATTGATACGTAAGAGAAAAACTCCCATGTTTACCAAGAATTGGTTCATCCCAACTCGACAGGAAATCACTCCGGCATTGGTAATCGGTAGCGTCATTTTCGGAATCGGTTGGGGATTGGGCGGTTACTGTCCTACGGTTTCCATCACTTCGCTTGCAAGCTTTGAATCTCGTCCGTTCATCGTTTTCGTAAGTATCATTTTCGGAATGTTGCTCTTTCGGTTCATGGATAAAAAAATGAATCTTAAGAGTAAGTTAGAATAA
- a CDS encoding NAD(P)/FAD-dependent oxidoreductase, whose protein sequence is MKLDSEVLIIGGGPAGLSAALALGRMSRSALVCDDNRPRNAASSHLNNFPTRDGIHPAEWRALVKKDLEKYKTVAFFDASVVSVEKTSFGFNAKFSSGDTASFKKVILAYGVEDRPLSVPGFQELWGKSIFHCPYCHGFEIRGSRIALISNSEMTFHMVTLVNDLASDLILLTNGKAIFNEEQKDLLKRKNVRLIEEQITGFVHEGEQLKSILLMNGEIIERDAAFFQPMIPFKLKSTIGEQLGCEKTQFGLYKVNERGATSVDGVFACGDNVNPAHSVLLAAGSGGMAGAGTVAALLGEKFSEVVHS, encoded by the coding sequence ATGAAATTGGATTCCGAAGTTTTAATTATCGGCGGAGGACCCGCGGGACTCAGCGCGGCCTTGGCGTTGGGGCGTATGAGTAGAAGCGCATTGGTTTGCGACGACAATCGCCCCCGAAACGCGGCTTCTTCTCACTTGAATAATTTTCCCACCCGAGACGGGATTCATCCGGCCGAGTGGAGAGCGTTGGTTAAGAAGGATTTGGAAAAATATAAAACGGTCGCGTTCTTTGACGCTTCGGTGGTTTCCGTGGAAAAAACTTCTTTCGGTTTTAATGCGAAGTTCTCTTCGGGAGATACCGCTTCCTTTAAGAAAGTCATTCTTGCATACGGAGTCGAAGACCGTCCTTTGTCCGTTCCTGGTTTTCAAGAGCTTTGGGGAAAATCGATCTTTCATTGTCCTTATTGCCACGGGTTTGAAATTCGAGGATCTCGCATCGCTCTGATTTCCAACAGCGAAATGACGTTTCACATGGTGACCCTTGTAAACGATCTCGCATCCGATTTGATTCTTCTTACGAACGGGAAGGCGATATTCAACGAGGAACAGAAGGATCTTTTAAAACGAAAAAACGTTCGTTTGATAGAAGAGCAGATCACGGGTTTTGTCCATGAAGGAGAACAACTCAAATCGATCCTCCTTATGAACGGTGAAATCATCGAAAGAGACGCGGCATTCTTTCAACCGATGATTCCTTTCAAACTCAAGTCGACGATCGGAGAACAACTCGGTTGCGAAAAAACTCAGTTCGGTCTTTACAAAGTAAACGAAAGAGGCGCTACTTCGGTGGACGGTGTTTTTGCCTGCGGCGACAACGTGAATCCCGCTCATTCCGTTTTATTGGCCGCAGGATCGGGCGGGATGGCCGGAGCGGGAACGGTTGCCGCGTTATTGGGAGAAAAATTTAGCGAGGTCGTACATTCATAA
- a CDS encoding YeeE/YedE family protein, producing the protein MTTEWVMGIFGGALIGIAVSLMLLWNGRVTGVSGIVYGVLIPEKGDTEWRWYFIVGLLIGGLSLKATAPDLLAVELQTKTWIGALAGILVGFGAMLGGGCTSGHGVCGVSRFSVRSIVATIVFMGAGMGAVLFLRKIGLMI; encoded by the coding sequence ATGACGACAGAGTGGGTTATGGGAATTTTCGGGGGAGCGTTGATCGGCATCGCCGTTTCGTTGATGCTTTTATGGAACGGAAGAGTGACCGGTGTCAGCGGTATCGTCTACGGCGTTTTGATTCCGGAGAAAGGAGATACCGAATGGCGATGGTACTTCATCGTCGGGTTGTTGATCGGAGGACTTTCTTTAAAAGCGACGGCTCCCGATCTTTTAGCGGTGGAACTCCAGACAAAAACGTGGATCGGTGCGTTAGCCGGAATCTTGGTCGGTTTTGGCGCGATGTTGGGAGGCGGTTGTACGAGTGGACACGGAGTTTGCGGGGTGAGCAGATTCTCGGTTAGATCCATCGTTGCGACGATCGTTTTTATGGGCGCGGGTATGGGCGCGGTATTGTTTCTTCGAAAAATCGGGTTAATGATATGA
- a CDS encoding LysR family transcriptional regulator has protein sequence MDLSKLKSFIIVAEELNFRKSAEILGISQPPLTRLISSLEEELSTKLFERTTRQVQLTGAGVFLLKEGKEIIARAENLEKEVRSIGKLKAGKLNIGFSTTSFLANLPHIIDEFQNRFPKLKFQLHQETRNRILKGLRSGQFDVCFMEGTVSEEGLENHSVHDEGLGVLVPKKHPLAKRKEIELKELKDETIILHPKKEAGKFYDTISQLFKQNGIKPKVYVKNDRESCPILVATGKGVSLTILGAQNIVPSETQFVPIKKLYLPVSVFWEPENKNPLLKTFLSFVIESGSFKNKKAECLMDVMRL, from the coding sequence ATGGACTTGTCGAAACTGAAATCTTTTATCATCGTAGCGGAAGAATTGAACTTCAGAAAGAGCGCGGAAATTTTGGGGATCTCACAACCTCCCCTGACCCGATTGATCTCCTCTTTGGAAGAGGAACTTTCCACAAAACTGTTCGAGCGGACCACAAGACAGGTTCAACTTACCGGAGCCGGGGTTTTTCTTTTGAAAGAAGGCAAGGAAATTATCGCCCGAGCCGAAAACCTTGAAAAGGAAGTTCGTTCCATCGGTAAACTCAAGGCGGGAAAATTAAACATCGGATTTTCAACCACATCCTTTCTTGCGAATCTACCGCATATCATCGACGAATTTCAGAATCGATTCCCGAAATTAAAATTTCAACTACATCAGGAAACGAGAAATCGAATTCTGAAAGGATTACGATCGGGACAGTTCGATGTTTGTTTTATGGAAGGAACCGTTTCGGAAGAAGGCCTGGAGAATCATTCGGTTCACGACGAAGGGCTCGGCGTCTTAGTTCCCAAAAAACATCCCCTCGCGAAACGAAAAGAAATTGAACTCAAGGAATTAAAGGACGAAACGATCATCTTACATCCGAAAAAAGAAGCGGGAAAATTCTATGATACCATCTCGCAACTTTTTAAACAGAACGGAATCAAACCGAAAGTATATGTGAAAAACGATCGGGAAAGTTGTCCCATCTTAGTGGCAACCGGTAAGGGAGTTTCTCTTACGATCTTAGGCGCTCAGAATATCGTTCCTTCCGAAACTCAATTCGTTCCTATCAAAAAATTATACCTTCCGGTCTCCGTCTTCTGGGAACCGGAAAATAAAAATCCTTTGTTGAAAACGTTTTTAAGTTTTGTAATCGAAAGCGGTTCTTTTAAGAATAAAAAAGCGGAATGTCTGATGGACGTAATGAGGCTCTAA
- a CDS encoding heme-binding beta-barrel domain-containing protein, protein MIEGNEMYGPLAHLIGRWEGDKGLDISPEKIGKEVKRYYETVIYEPIGATTNAQTQILTGLYYRQLVSDKATEQVIHDQTGYWMWEAKTGIVFHAFTIPRGTSVVAGGTYTEAGDPIHLEVNAKEGSPDWGIIQPPFMTANAKALEFKNTLVIRGDHLFYSQELKIQIYDKIFSHTDENSLIRKQG, encoded by the coding sequence ATGATCGAAGGAAACGAAATGTATGGTCCGCTGGCTCATTTAATCGGACGTTGGGAAGGGGATAAGGGACTTGATATTTCACCGGAGAAAATCGGAAAGGAAGTAAAACGGTATTATGAAACCGTAATTTACGAACCGATCGGCGCGACAACGAACGCGCAAACGCAGATTTTAACTGGACTTTATTATCGGCAGTTGGTCAGCGATAAGGCGACCGAACAGGTAATTCACGATCAAACGGGATATTGGATGTGGGAAGCCAAAACCGGAATCGTGTTTCATGCGTTTACCATTCCTCGAGGAACATCCGTTGTGGCCGGAGGAACATACACGGAGGCGGGCGATCCGATTCATCTGGAAGTCAATGCAAAAGAGGGGAGCCCCGACTGGGGAATCATCCAACCCCCATTTATGACCGCAAACGCAAAAGCATTAGAATTTAAGAATACTCTTGTCATTCGCGGCGATCATCTTTTTTATTCTCAGGAATTAAAGATCCAAATTTATGATAAAATCTTTTCTCATACGGACGAGAATTCTTTGATTCGGAAGCAAGGTTGA
- a CDS encoding adenylate/guanylate cyclase domain-containing protein, with amino-acid sequence MITRIRSAFHWILGRHLLSDLPEEERRSFRLTGNTLVILAVLILMAWVQPVPENLIFILDIFTVVFLTTLVISWVLLRRGYILTAQIFLCFALWVIDVAIIFTFPGQQAHLYLSVAMLLPLLLVVRKHKVTRIVLALVPFCLFIARETYFKILGGQALYGAEPAPGTLRADEVLMDVIGSQLFLLLLAYLFIRGRDEAEAKIQAEHEKSEQLLLNILPEEIAQELKEKGVSEPRLHRSATVCFTDFKGFTQIAETLSPTELVAELDRCFSYFDSVMERHNLEKLKTIGDSYMFAGGIPESSGTHAVNCVMAGLEIQAFMNQMKEIKAEQGLPYWELRLGIHSGDLVAGVIGEKKFAYDVWSDTVNIASRCESSGIPGRINISKATYELVKDFFNCEYRGAVPAKHKGEIEMYFVNGLLPELRRMGEERIPNEEFRKRYEKLSQSGI; translated from the coding sequence ATGATAACCAGGATCCGATCCGCTTTTCATTGGATACTCGGGCGTCATCTATTATCCGATCTCCCGGAAGAAGAACGACGTTCATTCCGTCTCACCGGCAACACGCTCGTCATCTTGGCGGTCCTCATCCTTATGGCCTGGGTGCAACCGGTTCCCGAGAATTTGATTTTTATCTTGGATATCTTTACCGTTGTATTCTTAACGACACTCGTCATCAGTTGGGTTCTATTGAGAAGGGGATACATACTAACGGCTCAGATTTTTTTGTGTTTTGCATTGTGGGTGATCGACGTAGCGATTATTTTTACCTTCCCCGGTCAACAAGCGCATCTGTATCTTTCTGTAGCAATGTTGCTTCCTTTGCTCCTTGTAGTTCGCAAACACAAGGTAACTAGAATCGTCCTCGCGTTAGTTCCGTTTTGTTTGTTTATCGCGCGCGAAACCTATTTCAAAATTTTGGGAGGACAGGCTTTGTATGGAGCGGAGCCCGCGCCGGGTACTCTTCGAGCCGATGAAGTTCTGATGGATGTGATCGGCAGTCAGTTGTTTCTTCTTTTGCTTGCCTATCTTTTCATTCGCGGTCGAGACGAAGCGGAAGCCAAGATACAGGCGGAACATGAAAAGTCCGAGCAGTTGCTTCTCAATATATTGCCGGAAGAAATCGCTCAAGAGTTAAAGGAGAAGGGAGTTTCCGAACCGCGTCTGCATCGAAGCGCGACGGTATGTTTTACGGACTTCAAAGGTTTCACACAAATTGCGGAAACGTTATCGCCGACGGAACTGGTTGCGGAGCTTGATCGTTGTTTCTCATATTTTGATAGTGTAATGGAAAGGCACAATCTCGAGAAACTCAAGACGATCGGAGACAGTTATATGTTTGCAGGCGGCATTCCGGAATCAAGCGGAACACACGCGGTCAATTGTGTGATGGCCGGTTTGGAAATCCAAGCCTTTATGAATCAAATGAAGGAAATCAAAGCGGAACAGGGGCTTCCTTATTGGGAGCTTCGACTTGGAATTCATTCCGGCGATTTGGTCGCGGGTGTTATCGGCGAGAAGAAGTTCGCATACGATGTATGGAGCGATACGGTCAATATCGCAAGTCGTTGTGAATCGTCCGGCATTCCAGGTCGCATTAATATTTCCAAAGCCACATACGAACTGGTAAAAGACTTTTTCAATTGCGAATATCGCGGCGCTGTACCTGCTAAACACAAAGGCGAGATTGAAATGTATTTTGTCAATGGGCTCTTACCCGAACTTCGACGTATGGGGGAAGAACGAATTCCCAATGAAGAGTTTAGAAAACGATACGAGAAGCTGAGTCAGTCAGGAATATAA
- a CDS encoding ArsR/SmtB family transcription factor, giving the protein MQQLDATFAALADSTRRAILMRLAKGDMTVMELAKPFKMSQPAISRHLRVLEQAGLISTTVRAQERPRRLETAPLKKATDWIEKYRQMWEERYQALDALLVELQTIQTQGDKQK; this is encoded by the coding sequence ATGCAACAACTCGACGCTACATTTGCCGCACTCGCCGACTCCACACGTCGCGCAATTCTCATGCGCCTTGCCAAAGGCGATATGACCGTCATGGAGTTGGCCAAACCGTTCAAAATGAGTCAACCTGCGATCTCGCGACATCTCAGGGTTCTCGAACAAGCTGGGCTCATATCGACGACCGTCCGAGCACAAGAACGACCGCGGCGACTCGAGACCGCACCTCTAAAAAAAGCAACCGATTGGATCGAAAAATACCGCCAGATGTGGGAAGAACGATACCAAGCGCTCGATGCGTTACTTGTAGAATTACAAACGATACAAACTCAAGGAGATAAACAAAAATGA